A window of the Synergistaceae bacterium genome harbors these coding sequences:
- a CDS encoding BACON domain-containing protein — translation MYRGTRTNILEYNVHSVHSFTDHSDYFVVSSNFSTKPKKVDTQARVVLPYQQLGTAQTTELAYTWFRGLRGYTSGFDSKITFGECVKTSMPDGVSAGTQYSENFMWSNDGVFAGHSFGEFYGVHFSGNVSFDATNITVLNNSDTSSAAFSSTIDRPVDETSSWSQAAANEASKKELKFPAFTVMKVGQDEWKKGYESKELTFSGAVSEGTVVRNYYFRNRQSQTIFEAKRLDMAYTKNFSIAFKNPNPPMHSTVHQRYYAWHKQKGAAAVRIHSECDWQLIVESTARDWITFDKTSGTATGPEGEWVRFTYPENNTGQARHVNIMLVAYPYDDKSKIEATVFEMYQSAGDTI, via the coding sequence ATGTACAGAGGCACCCGCACAAACATTCTTGAGTATAATGTGCATTCGGTGCATTCATTCACAGATCACAGCGATTATTTTGTAGTAAGCTCAAACTTCAGCACGAAGCCCAAAAAAGTAGATACGCAGGCGAGAGTCGTTCTTCCTTACCAGCAGCTTGGAACCGCGCAGACTACTGAACTGGCCTATACATGGTTCAGGGGACTCAGAGGATACACAAGCGGGTTTGACAGCAAAATAACTTTCGGCGAATGCGTCAAGACCTCAATGCCTGACGGAGTATCAGCGGGGACTCAGTATAGCGAGAATTTCATGTGGAGCAATGACGGTGTTTTTGCCGGGCATAGTTTCGGGGAATTTTACGGGGTTCATTTCTCCGGAAACGTCAGTTTTGACGCTACAAATATCACCGTTCTGAACAACTCTGACACATCATCGGCGGCGTTCAGCTCGACAATTGACAGGCCGGTGGATGAAACATCTTCATGGAGCCAGGCCGCGGCAAATGAGGCTTCAAAGAAAGAGCTGAAGTTTCCTGCGTTTACTGTGATGAAAGTCGGCCAAGATGAATGGAAGAAAGGATATGAGTCCAAGGAGCTGACATTCAGCGGTGCAGTGAGTGAGGGTACTGTTGTCCGCAATTACTATTTCCGAAATCGTCAGTCGCAAACTATCTTTGAGGCTAAAAGGCTTGACATGGCATATACCAAAAATTTCTCGATTGCCTTCAAGAATCCCAATCCCCCGATGCACTCGACAGTACATCAGAGATATTACGCTTGGCACAAACAGAAAGGCGCGGCGGCAGTCAGGATTCATTCTGAATGCGACTGGCAGCTCATAGTTGAGTCAACGGCAAGAGACTGGATAACATTCGACAAAACAAGCGGGACAGCTACAGGCCCTGAAGGTGAGTGGGTGAGGTTCACGTATCCCGAAAACAATACAGGACAGGCAAGACACGTCAATATAATGCTGGTGGCCTATCCCTACGATGACAAGTCAAAAATAGAGGCTACAGTCTTTGAGATGTACCAGTCAGCCGGCGATACCATATAA
- a CDS encoding AEC family transporter: MNVFERMLNTQALMFIYVVTGIIMAKTGILKREARSSFIHLLLDIALPCMILNSFNIETSIEQLIAAGEIMLISSSCVLISWVTAKIFWRKKPHGRKAVLEFATLFSNAGNAGMPIVNSVFGAEGVFYASFYLLPVRILIWTAGLSLFVETSGTKQRMMILARTPSVVVVFLGIALMFLPFRLPAVLSVAVKNIGDMTGPLSMMLIGAALGESNLREAFDTDALILTGVRLVVQPLIFLFLFRGIGVQALLWQVAVILTAMPAAANTEIFAEMYGKDYVFAAKCVVVSTVISLFSVPILTLLF; this comes from the coding sequence ATGAATGTTTTTGAACGTATGCTCAATACTCAAGCCCTAATGTTTATCTATGTCGTTACGGGAATCATCATGGCAAAAACTGGAATCCTAAAGCGTGAAGCCCGGTCAAGTTTCATACATCTTCTGCTTGATATAGCACTCCCCTGCATGATATTAAACTCGTTCAACATTGAGACAAGCATAGAACAGCTCATAGCCGCCGGAGAAATTATGCTCATTTCGTCATCCTGCGTGCTAATTTCATGGGTTACGGCAAAAATTTTCTGGCGCAAAAAGCCTCATGGCCGCAAAGCCGTTCTTGAGTTCGCGACTCTCTTCTCAAACGCCGGAAACGCAGGTATGCCTATCGTTAATTCAGTTTTCGGGGCTGAAGGAGTCTTCTATGCCTCGTTCTACTTGCTGCCCGTCCGTATACTGATATGGACTGCGGGACTCTCTCTCTTTGTCGAAACAAGCGGGACAAAGCAGCGGATGATGATACTTGCGCGGACTCCGAGCGTTGTTGTTGTGTTTCTGGGAATCGCGCTGATGTTTCTACCGTTCAGGCTTCCTGCTGTGCTGTCTGTTGCGGTGAAGAATATCGGCGACATGACCGGGCCTCTGTCGATGATGTTAATCGGGGCGGCACTGGGCGAGTCGAATCTCCGCGAGGCTTTCGACACTGACGCATTAATCCTGACGGGAGTCCGTCTCGTCGTTCAGCCGTTAATCTTCCTGTTCCTGTTCCGGGGGATTGGAGTGCAGGCTCTGCTGTGGCAGGTGGCAGTGATACTTACGGCCATGCCTGCGGCGGCAAACACTGAGATTTTCGCGGAGATGTACGGAAAAGATTACGTGTTCGCGGCAAAATGCGTAGTAGTCTCGACAGTCATATCACTTTTCAGCGTCCCGATTCTGACTCTTCTCTTCTGA
- a CDS encoding dicarboxylate/amino acid:cation symporter, with amino-acid sequence MKAHSVARNYFFLTVLLLAMILGAITGYIYPGFSSNIAFLGTIFIRMMFCIVVPMVFASISGAIAGTRDLSRSGRIMWVTVATFVITGAIAAVIYFGLVMIFPPVTSAWTHIAHEEIGNHATITQMIVNFFTVEDFVGLLTRRAMLPLIVFSLLFGFAVNLSGEAGEPVRKFIESLTAVMLKFVNIVTYYAPVAFFAIFADLVATYGPQISEDYARALLLYYPVCFIYVFTAFPIMAWIGAGAEGVREMFRHITKPAVVSLGTCSSVATIPTNMEAAADTGISRDVSDIVLPLGATMHMDGSCFSCVLKIAFVMGVLGQPLTVSDLPMIVLVAVFSAVGMSGVPGGGYIGEYIICALFFPNHMELAFPILVAIGNLVDPPATMINAAGDYVVSFIVSRFVDGKDWLKKARVARA; translated from the coding sequence ATGAAAGCTCATTCTGTAGCAAGAAATTATTTTTTCCTCACGGTTCTTTTGCTCGCCATGATTCTGGGAGCTATAACGGGCTATATTTACCCGGGATTTTCGTCAAACATTGCTTTTCTCGGAACTATATTCATCCGTATGATGTTCTGCATTGTTGTTCCGATGGTGTTTGCGTCAATCTCAGGTGCAATCGCCGGAACGCGGGATCTTTCACGCTCAGGCCGAATAATGTGGGTAACTGTCGCAACATTTGTTATCACCGGGGCAATCGCGGCGGTGATATATTTCGGGCTAGTTATGATTTTCCCGCCGGTAACGTCAGCATGGACTCACATAGCCCACGAGGAGATCGGAAATCATGCCACAATAACGCAGATGATCGTAAACTTCTTCACGGTTGAGGATTTTGTCGGGCTTCTCACGCGCCGGGCAATGCTCCCGCTGATAGTGTTCTCGCTGCTTTTCGGTTTCGCGGTCAATCTCAGCGGCGAGGCCGGGGAGCCTGTGCGGAAATTCATTGAGAGCCTCACAGCCGTAATGCTGAAGTTCGTGAACATCGTAACATATTACGCGCCTGTTGCGTTTTTCGCGATTTTCGCCGACCTTGTTGCGACATACGGCCCGCAAATCTCGGAGGATTACGCCCGGGCGTTATTGCTGTACTACCCGGTGTGCTTCATCTATGTGTTCACGGCGTTCCCGATTATGGCGTGGATAGGAGCGGGGGCAGAGGGAGTCCGGGAAATGTTCCGGCACATAACAAAGCCTGCTGTTGTCTCACTGGGTACATGCTCAAGCGTTGCGACGATTCCCACAAACATGGAGGCCGCCGCTGACACCGGGATTTCCCGCGATGTTTCGGACATAGTGCTTCCCCTAGGAGCTACAATGCACATGGACGGCTCCTGCTTCTCGTGTGTGCTGAAAATTGCGTTTGTCATGGGCGTACTCGGCCAGCCTCTGACGGTTTCGGATCTGCCTATGATTGTTCTTGTGGCGGTGTTCTCGGCTGTCGGTATGAGCGGAGTACCGGGCGGGGGCTACATAGGGGAGTACATTATCTGCGCTCTGTTCTTCCCGAATCATATGGAGCTTGCGTTCCCGATTCTTGTTGCGATAGGGAATCTTGTTGACCCTCCTGCCACGATGATTAATGCGGCGGGGGATTATGTTGTGTCGTTCATTGTGTCGCGTTTTGTTGACGGAAAAGACTGGCTCAAGAAAGCGAGAGTCGCAAGAGCATAG
- a CDS encoding RNA 2'-phosphotransferase, translated as MAREKFSSLSKFIAKILRHEPEIIGITLDSHGWAKVSDLIDGISNIHPIDIAILREIVSNDRKGRYSFSDDGKYIRANQGHSVNVDVGLEEQEPPEILYHGTSQDTAQIIKAEGLKPMTRLYVHLSNDYDTAMKTGRRKGKPFVFTVRAGKMFRDDHKFFVSENGVWQVKFVPPQYLEDSKKNPPQQ; from the coding sequence ATGGCACGGGAAAAATTTTCTTCACTCAGTAAATTTATAGCAAAAATTTTGAGACATGAGCCGGAAATCATCGGTATAACTTTGGACTCTCATGGCTGGGCAAAAGTCAGCGACCTCATCGACGGTATCAGCAATATACACCCTATTGATATTGCGATTCTCCGGGAGATAGTCTCGAATGACAGAAAAGGCCGATATTCCTTCAGCGATGACGGGAAATATATTCGGGCTAATCAGGGTCATTCAGTGAATGTTGATGTAGGGCTTGAAGAACAAGAGCCGCCTGAAATACTTTATCACGGAACATCACAGGACACAGCGCAAATCATAAAAGCCGAGGGGCTGAAGCCGATGACAAGATTATACGTTCACTTGTCGAATGATTACGATACGGCCATGAAAACAGGAAGGCGAAAGGGAAAACCGTTTGTGTTCACAGTCAGAGCCGGGAAAATGTTCAGGGACGACCATAAATTTTTTGTTTCAGAAAACGGAGTGTGGCAGGTGAAATTTGTCCCTCCGCAATACTTGGAGGACAGCAAGAAAAATCCCCCTCAGCAGTGA
- a CDS encoding mannitol dehydrogenase family protein yields MRLTYDGLKDSAAWKNAGIDLPPYDPQKIAENTRRNPRWIHFGIGNIFRIFVGGIADSLIRSGKMDTGIICAETFDYDVADKIYYPFDNLALAVTLHEDGKTDKRVLGSLTEAVKAPQDRARLTEIFTAKTLQLVSFTITEKGYALHGSDGKYFPFVESDMSNGPANPKGAMAVITAMLFERFRAGAFPIALVSMDNVSQNGRKLRESVIETAEKWQEKNFVPAEFVAYVKDESRVSFPWTMIDKITPRPSEEVAKMLTGLGVEDMNIVVTSKRTYIAPFVNAEAPGYLVIEDSFPNGRPELEASNYGVYMADRNTVNLSERMKVTACLNPIHSALCTYDILLGYTLFADGMHDPELSRLAEAVGYSEGLPVVDDPKILSPRKFLDECMKVRFPNPYLGDTSARIATDISQGLAFRFGETVKAWVKRSGTAENLTGIPLAIAGWLRYLLGIDDKGGKYELSPDPMNDEMTKILAGVEIGKPETVGEKLKPILSNAHIFGVNLYEAGLGEKIEAIFRSEISGYGAVRETLKKYLA; encoded by the coding sequence ATGCGCCTGACTTATGACGGCCTCAAAGATTCTGCCGCATGGAAAAACGCCGGAATCGACCTCCCCCCGTATGACCCTCAGAAAATCGCAGAGAACACCCGCAGAAATCCCCGCTGGATTCATTTCGGCATCGGAAATATTTTCCGTATTTTTGTCGGAGGCATAGCGGACAGCCTCATACGCTCCGGGAAAATGGACACCGGCATAATCTGCGCTGAGACGTTCGATTACGATGTGGCCGACAAGATATATTACCCGTTCGACAATTTAGCACTCGCCGTAACTCTCCATGAGGACGGAAAGACCGACAAGCGGGTGTTAGGCTCACTCACTGAAGCCGTAAAAGCCCCTCAAGACCGCGCACGACTCACCGAAATTTTCACCGCGAAAACTCTTCAGCTTGTATCATTCACAATCACCGAGAAAGGTTACGCCCTTCACGGCTCAGACGGAAAATATTTCCCCTTCGTTGAGTCCGACATGTCAAACGGCCCTGCGAATCCCAAAGGAGCGATGGCAGTCATCACGGCCATGTTGTTTGAGCGGTTCAGGGCAGGAGCGTTCCCCATTGCGCTTGTGTCAATGGACAACGTTTCGCAGAACGGCAGAAAGCTCCGTGAAAGCGTCATAGAGACGGCGGAAAAATGGCAGGAGAAAAATTTTGTCCCTGCTGAATTTGTCGCTTACGTGAAAGATGAAAGCCGCGTGTCATTCCCGTGGACGATGATCGACAAGATTACCCCGCGCCCGTCTGAGGAGGTCGCAAAAATGCTCACGGGACTCGGCGTTGAGGATATGAATATTGTCGTAACGTCAAAGCGCACATACATTGCCCCGTTCGTGAACGCTGAAGCCCCCGGCTATCTCGTAATCGAGGACTCATTCCCAAACGGACGGCCTGAGCTTGAAGCGTCAAATTACGGCGTATACATGGCCGACAGGAACACCGTCAACCTATCCGAGCGCATGAAGGTTACAGCCTGCTTGAATCCGATTCATTCGGCACTCTGCACGTATGATATTCTGCTTGGGTACACTCTTTTTGCTGACGGAATGCATGACCCGGAACTCTCCCGGCTTGCTGAGGCTGTCGGATATTCGGAGGGTCTGCCGGTTGTCGATGACCCTAAAATCTTGTCGCCCCGCAAATTTCTCGATGAGTGCATGAAGGTGCGTTTCCCGAATCCGTACTTAGGCGACACGAGCGCACGAATCGCCACGGATATTTCGCAGGGGCTGGCGTTCCGTTTCGGCGAGACGGTCAAAGCGTGGGTGAAACGCTCCGGGACTGCTGAGAATCTGACGGGGATTCCGCTGGCCATTGCCGGATGGCTGAGATACCTTCTCGGAATTGATGACAAAGGCGGGAAGTATGAATTATCCCCTGACCCTATGAATGACGAGATGACGAAAATTCTGGCGGGAGTCGAAATCGGGAAGCCTGAGACTGTCGGCGAAAAGCTGAAACCGATTCTGAGCAACGCGCATATATTCGGCGTGAATCTCTATGAGGCTGGACTCGGTGAAAAGATAGAGGCTATATTCCGCTCTGAGATTTCCGGGTATGGTGCAGTGCGTGAGACCCTGAAGAAGTATCTTGCGTAA
- a CDS encoding LD-carboxypeptidase: MRNLYVLIIAVILSLPNIAECAGIFHTLKSGDVIGILAPSTYAESSDLYGGIEALKAKGYRVKVAPSATAMYEHFAGTDRRRAEDINDMFRDDSVKAIICVRGGYGAARTLGMLDYDMIARHPKPFIGFSDITALHIALAKKANIPTIHGAMLVSFTTERFMSDYTSGNFFAGLTNPNPIGEIPMPEGYKLETVTPGRAEGVIIGGNLTVLTSLVGTPYELDGNGAILFLEEIGEKPYRVDRMLNQLYQNGLLRRVRGILLGDFVGCEDEDADGINDFTLDDVLRHYARISRRPVIKGVPAGHGKYNMFLPFGVHAVMNASDDGSASLVIDGSPFVK, from the coding sequence ATGAGGAATTTATACGTATTAATCATAGCTGTAATTTTGTCCCTGCCGAATATCGCGGAATGCGCCGGGATATTTCACACGCTCAAATCAGGCGATGTAATCGGGATATTAGCACCGTCAACTTACGCTGAAAGCTCTGACCTTTACGGGGGCATAGAGGCTCTAAAGGCAAAGGGCTACCGCGTGAAAGTCGCACCGTCAGCAACCGCAATGTATGAGCATTTCGCCGGGACTGACAGAAGACGCGCAGAGGACATCAACGACATGTTCCGGGACGATTCCGTGAAGGCAATAATCTGCGTCAGGGGCGGTTACGGTGCGGCGAGGACTCTCGGAATGCTCGACTATGACATGATAGCCCGGCACCCTAAGCCCTTTATCGGTTTCAGCGATATTACGGCACTTCATATCGCGCTCGCAAAGAAGGCCAATATTCCGACAATACACGGGGCTATGCTTGTCTCGTTCACGACAGAAAGATTCATGTCCGATTACACGTCCGGGAATTTCTTTGCCGGACTCACGAATCCGAATCCCATCGGCGAAATACCAATGCCGGAAGGATATAAACTCGAAACCGTAACACCCGGCCGCGCTGAAGGCGTAATCATCGGCGGGAATCTCACTGTCTTAACATCGCTTGTCGGGACTCCGTATGAGCTTGACGGGAACGGCGCAATATTGTTCCTTGAGGAAATCGGCGAGAAACCGTACAGGGTTGACAGAATGCTGAATCAGCTTTACCAGAACGGATTATTACGGAGGGTGAGAGGGATTCTTCTTGGTGATTTTGTCGGCTGTGAAGATGAAGACGCTGACGGGATAAATGATTTCACGCTTGATGACGTTCTGAGGCATTACGCGAGAATTTCACGCAGGCCGGTGATAAAGGGGGTCCCTGCCGGGCATGGGAAGTACAATATGTTTCTGCCTTTCGGAGTTCATGCGGTGATGAATGCCAGCGATGACGGATCAGCAAGTTTAGTGATTGACGGTTCGCCGTTCGTGAAGTAG